Genomic window (Caldisericia bacterium):
ATGGATGAGAGCAACACTAAAAGTAAAATTTCAATTCCAGATAAAAGTGTACTCGAGCCGTCCAAGCCTTTCACCTCTCCTTTCTTTCACTCTTAATTATATCATCATTTTTTATTATTGCAGGGATGACTATTATTAGAAGAGAGATAACAATTGAAGGAATCGTGAGTCTGTTAATGTACGGAAGAAATACAACCAATCCCACTATAACTGAGAATATGGCAGATAGAAGAACTTCAGCAGCAGAAATTTCCTTTGAATTCTTAATCCATAGATCCTTACTTTTAGTAATTCTATCTCCCAATATCTCTATTGAGGTATTTATAAGCTCAGATATCAGAACAAAAACTATGGATAGGATTACAAAGAGCATATGCTCAGGTGGAATTCTAAACTTAATGGAAAAGTATATAGCAAGAATAGCAAAAGAAACCTGAATCCTAAAGTTCCTCTGACTTTTATATGTTACCCACAATCCTCTAAAGGCAGATAGAAAACTCTGAAGTATGCTACGATTCATTGCTTATCTTCTCCAAATAGTAACTCTCCTTCTTCTCCATTATTTCTTTCTCCTCTTTCTCTATATGGTCATATCCCAATAGATGTAGAAGTCCATGAATGTAAAGTTTCAAAAAGTTCTCACCCTTTGTTTCTACATGATACCTGGATATTATAATTTCTCCAAAAAGCAAAGGATAGGCTTCATATAAGAAAGAAAGCACATTGGTAGATCTATCTATGTTTCTGTATCTTTTGTTCAACTCTCTTAAAAGTTCTCTTTCAGCGTACACCAAAGATATTAAATAGTCCGAAATTCCCTCCTCTCTCATTATCTTCCTGGTGATCTGTCTTATTTTATCCTTCTTTACTGGTATCTTTCCCTTTCTCTCTAAAATCTCCACTTTTTTCATTGTAGTTTATCCTTTCATGATAAACAGACATAAGGACCTTAACAAATGCCTCCTTTATCTTGTTAATATCTTTAAAGGAAAGATCTGAATTTTCCAGTTGACCGTCCTCTATCTTTGTCTTTATCACACTCTCAACAAGATCCACAAAATCTTCCTTTTTTTCAAGTTTCTCACTTCTTGCAGTTGCCTCTATGGAATCAGCGAGCATTATAATTCCTGAAACTTTTGATGAAGGAAGAGGACCTGGATATCTAAAAGTATCCTTTTGAACATTTGGATCCAACTCTTTTGCTTTTCTATAGAAATATGTAACCAATGTAGTTCCATGATGCTCAGCTATAATATCTATTACCTCCTTTGGTAATTTGTGTTTTTTCGCTATCTCCACCCCATCTTTTACATGAGAAATTATAATTAGAGCTGAGAGAGATGGTGATATAGAATCATGAGGGTTAAAGCCAGTTGATTGGTTTTCTATAAAAAATTGTGGTCTCAACATCTTTCCTATATCATGGTAATAGGCTCCAACTTTTGCAAGAAGAGCATTCTCACCAATAGCATCTGCTGCCATCTGTGCAAGAGTACTTACATTTATAGAATGCTGATAACTTCCTGGTGCTTTAAGAATGAACTCATTTAGAAGTGGATTGTTTATATTTAGAAGCTCCACTAAACCCAAAGGAGTTGATATTGAGAGAATTCTCTCAATATGAGGAACAAGTCCAGCAAGTACTATTGATGAAAATGTTCCATTCAGGAATAGTATTAATGAATTTAAAATGATACCATCTGTGTTTTTCATGAGTATAGAAAAGAGGATGAAAAATATGGAAGATATGATTCCTATAGCCAATCCTATCTTCAGGAAATCACCCATATTTTTTATTCTTTTTACCTGCATTGACAGGAAAAGGGATACAAGTAGAAAGAGGGTAAGAAAGGTTATGTGTTCAGGAAAGAAAAGGGCATAGAAGAAATAGGCAGTTAGTATAAACAATGTGGAGGCTGAGAAGTTAAAGAATAGAAAGGAGAGCATGGCAAAGAATGGTAGAGGAATTAGATATGGATTGGGTACAAATTTTCCAGCAACAAGTGCAAGGGTAAGTATAATCACAAGGAAGTAAATTTCCTTGTGGGATATCTTTACATTTGATCTCACAAAGATAAAGAAAAGCAGAGAAAGTAGAAAGGCTATAATTAAGGAGTATAGTATCTTCGGAATGTCCTTAAAGGTAAACAATAAGCCATACTTCTTCAAAAGTTCTATCTCTTTATCACCGATTGTCGTTCCTTTTTTAAAGATTACCTCTCCCTTCTCTATTTTTATAATTACAGGTTTTACACTCCTTTTAGCCTCCTCCCTTCTCTTTTCGGTAAGCTCGGCATTAATTCTCAGATTAGCCTTTATGAAGGGTTTTATTGTGGTAACTATGTAGTACCTTTCTATCTCATTTATTTTCTGTCCTGAAAGAAAATTCTCAATTCTTGTATCAATGTTTGGAAGATCCTCCTCCTTTATACCAGAGTGAAAAAGGTAAGACAAAAGTGCTATAGATGTAGATTTTATTTTATTGAACTCCTCTTCACCAATTCTTGAGAAGTACTCAAGATATTCTTTTGGAAAGGTTATTCCAAGATCTTTAAATATCTCCTCCTGTGCTTTTTTATCGCCATTTCTCCATTTTTCCAGATATTTAAAGAGTGAATTGAGATTGTTAATGGCATCTTTCTCAACATCTGGATCATACTCGTAAAGTACTGGAACACTCTCAACAGCTTTTTTTATTAACTCTTCTGTCTTTTCCCTGTCAATAATTTCTATCTCTGTAGGAGATTTCAGGTCTTTTGTCAGCGTGGTACCTTTCTTTATAAATACAAAGGGAGGAATAAATGAATATATAAGAAAGGATGAGAAAACAAGGAAGAGAATTAATAGGGGAATTATGTCCTTAAATTTGAGTTTTATCTTAAGATTTACTCTTCTTTTCCTCAAATTTCTCATAGGCTTCCACTATTTCCTGGACAAGGAAATGTCTAACAATGTCCTCTTTGTCAAGTTTAACAATCCCTATTTCTTCAATGCCAGAGAGGATATTTATTGCTGTTATAAGTCCGCAGTCTCGTGGGTTAGGTATATCCATTTGTGTGATATCACCAGTTATAACTACTTTTGAGTTAAAACCAAGTCTTGTTAAAAACATCTTCATCTGAGAATTGGTTGTATTTTGGCCCTCATCCAGTATAATAAATGAGTCATTCAAAGTTCTGCCCCTCATGTATGCAAGTGGAGCAATTTCTATTACATTATTTTCTATAAGCCTATTTACCTTTTCAACACTCATAAAATCGTATAGAGCATCATAAAGAGGCCTGAAATGAGGATCAACTTTTTCAAGAAGCGTACCCGGAAGAAATCCAAGCTTTTCTCCTGCTTCTACAACAGGTTTTGTCAGTATTATTCTGTTCACTCTCTTCTCAAGAAAATAGGAGAGTGCTGATGCCACAGCGAGGTATGTTTTTCCGCTTCCTGCTGGACCAATACAAAACACCATATCCTTTTTCCTTATCAATTCTATATACTTCTTCTGACCAGGAGTTTTTGGCTTTATCCTCTTTCCCTTTGGTGAGATAAGGATAATTTCAGAGAATGTTCCTCTAAGTTTGTTGTACTCTCCCTGTTTTATGTATTGTATAGCAGTCCTTATTTCATCTCTGGTTAATAAGATACCTTTCCTTCGCTTAAGCTCCACAAGGTCTTTTAGAAATATTTCAAGATCTGGAGGATAAGAGGTAGAGGAGTAAATAATCAAAAATTCTCCTGTGAATCTTATCTTTACACCAAAATCTTTGTCCAGTTCTTGCAAGAGATTATGGTAATAACTTGAAAAAGAAACTGCCTCTTCGCCACTTCTAAATGCTATTCTGGCTCTCTCTTTTAAATTAGAGGTTTCTATACTCTCTCACCTCCTCTTTTTTGCCTTTTTCTTTCTTCTTTCCACTGAGGGAGGAACATAAAACTCTCTCTTTTTTATCTCGCTAAGAATACCTTCTCTTTCACATTCCTTTTTAAATCTCTTTATTAAGCTATCGAGGTCTTCTCCTTCTCTTCTTTCAACTGCGGGCATTTTGAAGTCTCACCTCCTTTCTCTATTGAGGAGTAAGAAAATTCTTTCTCTATCTTTCCATATACTACACTATTTTTGATGCTTTGTAAATACACTATGTAGAATTGATTCATCTTAACCGGCTTATCCAATTTTACTCTTATATAGTTCTCAGTGTATCCAGATTTTGCTTTTTCATTCAATACGATTAATCTCTTTCCAAGAAATTTACCAATTTCATTTTTCACAACCTCTCTCACAACTTCATTCAGTATTCTTTCTCTCTCTTTGATAACATCCTCTGGAACTTCATTTTTGAAATTTGCTGCAAGGGTTCCCTTTCTTTTTGAGTATGGAAATATGTGGACTCTAATAAAACCAGCTTTCCTTACAGCTTCCAATGTAGATTTGAAATCTTCCTCCTCCTCACCTGGAAATCCAACTATTATATCTGTTGTAACTGTAGCATTCTTAACTTCTCTCTTAAATCTTTCCACTTTCTCTAAAAACTCAGCTATTGTATATTGTCTCCTCATCAGTCTCAGTATTCTATCACTACCGCTCTGGAGTGATAGATGAAGGTGTGGACATACTCTCTCTTCTTTCATAATTTCTATTAATGAGTTATCAATAAATTCCGGATTTATGGAGGAGATTCTAATTCTAAAGTCAGATGGAATTTTTAAAATCTCTCTTATAAGTGAAGCAAGGTTTTTATCTTCTCCATAGCCATAGAGTCCAATTTGAGTTCCTGTGAGAACTATTTCTCTATATCCATTGGATATAAGGTTTCTTATCTCCCTTAATATCTCTTCAGGGTTTCTTGATCTTGGTTTTCCTCTGAGATACGCCACTATACAATAAGAGCAGAATCTATCACATCCTTCCTGAACTTTTACAAAAGCCCTTGTTCTTCCATAAAATCTTGTGATATTTTCTCTATAAGAAAGACTGCTTTCAGATTCACCAAAGAGTGAAAGAATGACATTTCTAATATTTTTTTCATCCCTTAATTTCAGATAGGGTATATTAGAATAACTTGGAAACTCTTTTTCTGGAAGACACCCTGTAACAACAACCTTTCCTTTTGAAGAGAATTTTCTAATGAGTTTTTTACTTTCCTTTTCAGCCTTTTCTGTCACAACACATGTATTTACCACAAACACATCTGCCTTATCCATCTCTCTGGTTATCTCAAATCTTTCATCAAGCAAGAGATTCTCAATCATAAGTTGGGTATCGTATTGATTTACCTTACAGCCGAGTGTGTGGAAATATACTTTAATTTTCTTCAACCTAAATCACCACTCTTAAATAGTATAAGTGAAGATATGACTACAGGGGCAACTTCTGCCCTCAGTATCCTGTTACCAAGTCCAACGGTAATGAATCCGTACTTCTGTGCCATTTCAACCTCTTTTTGACTCCAACCACCCTCATTCCCAATAAGGGCAATAACACTTTCTTTTACCTTTACATCTCTTAAAAATCTTTCTCTCTCAAGCTCCCAGAAGAGGAGTTTATCTTCGAATCTATCTGAATTTTCCCTGATAAAGTCTTCAAATCTTGAAACATCATGAACTTCTGGAATTATATCTCTTTTTGAAAGCATAGCCTCTTCCTTAGCTATTCTTCTCCATCTATTGACCTTTTCTTCTCTCACTTTAACAACGGTTCTCTCCGAAATTATAGGAAAGAATTCTATTACTCCAAGTTCTGTGCATGTCTTAATAACCTCTTCAAACTTTCTCCCTTTGGGTAGCGACTGGGCAATTGAGAGAGAAATATTTGGTTCAAATCTTGTATTCACCCTTTCCTTTAACTTTACAAGAACTTCACCATCCTTAAATTTCCATATCTCTCCTTTAAATCTCTCTCCCCTCCCAACTACTATAAAAATTTCTTCCCCTGTTTTTAGTCTAAGAACCCTTATTATATGATGGGCATCTTCTCCTGTTATCCTAACAACATCTCCCCTTTTTGAGGAAACAAAGAACTGATGCACTATATCTGCTCCAATGCTTTTTTTATCCTTCTCGCATATCTTTCAAGTAATCTAAGCAGTCTTTCAAAATCTATTCTCTTTGGTGTGAGAAATCCTATTCCACCTTCCACATATTCATCCTTTACATATGGTAGATTTATAAGCACAGTTTTTTCAAACTTAAATTCAGGCGTTTCTTCTCCCAGGACAACGAGAAGTCTCTTGAATTCTGAAAGGAAGTTTATAAGTGAATTCACTCTGCTTTTATCCTCCATAAAGGAAACGAGGGTGTCTATATCCTTAGAGAGTTTTACCTCTTCATAATTTAAAATATTTCTAATTCCCTTTATATACATTTCTCCAAGTTCCTTCCTCTTCCTTCTTTCTTCAATAACTCTCCTTATTTCGGAAATAATTACTGGATAGATTCTCTCCCATTTATCAATAAAGTCATCATTTGATGAATCTATCCATTTTAAAACATATTTTTTAATCTCTGCGAGTACATCTTCCTCAATTTCCTCATCTGAGTTTATTATATGCTCCTCTACCTTATCCTCTCCTATTATTATAAATAGGACTTTTCTCTCGGAGCATTGAATAAGGTGAACATTCTTTATTTTCTCATTTGTTGGCAAAGTGTAGAAGAAAAACGAAATTGCATTTGTAAGCTTCGAAAGATGTGTTAAGAATGTATCTATAGAATCTTCCTTATCAATGAGTGTTAGGTCTGTTATCTCTCTATCTATTCTCAAGGATGGAGTTAAACCCATTCTTTCAACCACTCTATTTATATAAAATTTTAAAGCTTTATTTGTTGGTATTCTTCCAGAGGATGGATGTAATTGATCTAAATATCCCGCCTCCTCCAGCGAGGAGAAGTAATTTCTTACTGTGGCTGGAGATATATCGAGCGAATATTTATTAACCAGGGTCTTTGACCCAACAGGTTGTCCTGTCTCAAGATACTCTTTAACAAGGAGAAACAGAATGTTTTCCTTCTTTTCTTTGTATCCTCTCATCAATTACATTATATCAAAAGAGAAAATACCTCGTTTGATAAGATAATGCCCTCATCAGAAAGTCTTATAGTCTCCGTGTCTTTTATTATAAGACCCATTCTTTGAAGAGTCTTTAATTTTTCAATGAAGTTAGGGGAGAAATCATGTAATCTATATTCTTCTAATGATACACCCTCCGCCAGTCTTAGATTCAAAATAAAGAGCATCCTCTTTCTCTTATCCTTAGATAAAATCTCCATTCTTTTTATGGGAATGATTCCTCTATTAACTTTTTCTAAAAAGCTATAAATTTCTTCATTCTTTGTCCACATTCCATTAAAGTACGAGACACTTGATGCACCAAAACCTATGTACTCACCTCCAAGCCAGTAGTTTAAGTTGTGCCTTGACTCTTTCCCTGGTTTAGAATAGTTTGAAATTTCGTAATGAATGTAGCCCCTTCTTTTTAGTAATTCCAATGTTTCAAAATATAGAACTCTTTCTAATTCCTTAGATATGGGAGTTATCTTTCCATCCATTATATCAAGATAAAGAGGTGTGTTCTTATGGTATTCAAGAGAATATACAGATATATGCTCTGGATTGAGTTTAACTGTTTCTTCCAGTGTATGTAAAAAATCTCTCTTTCCCTCTGAGGGAATCCCCATTATTACATCTATGTTTATATTTTCAAAACCTATCTTTCTCAATCTTTCAAATGCTCTTTTTATTTTCGCCGAATCATGCACTCTTTTGAGAAGCTTCAACGATCTATCATTAAAACTTTGGGCACCAAGACTTATTCTGTTAATTCCCATCCTTCTGAATCCATAGAACTTTCCTTCCTCCACAGTCTCTGGATTAACCTCCAATGTAATCTCCGCATCTTCATGAAAACTTGAAACCTGATGGAGGGTCTCAATAATTTTTTCCAAAATATGTGGATTTAAAAGACTTGGAGTTCCTCCTCCAAAATACACTGTTTTTATTTTTCTATGAGACAGTAATTCCTTTCTTAAGTTTATCTCCCCAACAACTGCATCCACATATTTTTCAACTATCCCGCTCTGTGCTCTTATGGAATAGAAGCTACAGTAACTGCATTTTTTTATACAGAATGGTATGTGTATATATACTGATATACTTTTCACTCTATCTTCATTATTGACAAAAAAGCCTCTTGTGGAATTTCAACTCTACCAACCATCTTCATTCTCTTTTTCCCTTCTTTTTGTTTTTCAAGAAGCTTTCTCTTTCTCGTTACATCTCCACCATAGCATTTTTGAAGAACATTTTTTCTTAATGGTGCTATAGACTCTCTTGCAATTATTTTTCCTTCTATTTTTGCCTGTAGGACCACCTCAAATAGTTGCCTTGGGATTAACTTCCTCATTTTCTGGAGAACTTCTCTTGCCTTTCTGTATGCCTCATCTCTGTAGGTTATAAAGGAGAGGGCTCCAACAGTTTTCCCATTTACAAGCACACTCACCTTTACAAGATCACTTTTCTCCCAGGAGACAATTTCATAATCATATGAACCATAACCATGAGTTGCTGATTTAAGGGCATCAAAGAAACTTATGACAAGTTTTGATAGAGGTATCTTATAGATCGAGACAACCCTTGCCTCGTCAATATATTTCATGTCTTCAAACTTGCCTCTTCTTGATTCAAGAAGTTTCATAACATTTCCAATAAAATCTGATGGAGTAACAATTTTAACCCTTGCCATAGGTTCAAGGACCTCCTTTATTTTCACAGAATCAGGAAATTTTGATGGAGATGTTATCTCTATTTCCTTTCCATTTTTAAGGATTGCCCTGTATTTTACACTGGGATATGTTACTATAATCTCCTCCCCATACTCTCTTTCCAGTCTCTCCTGTATAATTTCCATGTGAAGGGAACCAAGAAATCCACATCTAAATCCAGAACCTAAAGCATCAGATTCTTCTGGTTCATATACAAAGGATGGATCATTAAGATAGAGCTTATCCATGGCTTTCCTTAAATCCTCATAGTTATCCTGAATTATCGGAAATATGCTTGCAAAAACCACTGGCTTCATCTTTCTAAAGTCAGGTAAAGGCTTTGTATCTGGATAAGATGCATCAATTACAGTATCTCCCACATTCACATCCTTTGTATCCCTTATTAAGGCAGCAAAATATCCAACCTCACCGGACTTAAGTTCCTCTTTTGGTACAAGATTCAATTCAAATACACCAACTTCTATAACCTCAAACACCTTTTTATTGGAGTAAAGCATTATTTTCATTCCCTTTTTTATAACCCCATCAAAAATTCTTACATGAACAATAACTCCCTTGTATTGATCGTAGTGAGAATCAAAGATTAAAGCCTTTAAAGGTTTCTCATAGTTAACTTCAGGTGGAGGCACCTCTTTTATTACTCTTTCCAATAGTTCATTCACTCCATCACCTGTTTTAGCACTTACAAGTGAGACATCTTTAACACCTGTAAGATTTATCAA
Coding sequences:
- a CDS encoding diacylglycerol kinase family protein; amino-acid sequence: MNRSILQSFLSAFRGLWVTYKSQRNFRIQVSFAILAIYFSIKFRIPPEHMLFVILSIVFVLISELINTSIEILGDRITKSKDLWIKNSKEISAAEVLLSAIFSVIVGLVVFLPYINRLTIPSIVISLLIIVIPAIIKNDDIIKSERKER
- the ybeY gene encoding rRNA maturation RNase YbeY; translation: MKKVEILERKGKIPVKKDKIRQITRKIMREEGISDYLISLVYAERELLRELNKRYRNIDRSTNVLSFLYEAYPLLFGEIIISRYHVETKGENFLKLYIHGLLHLLGYDHIEKEEKEIMEKKESYYLEKISNES
- a CDS encoding HDIG domain-containing protein, whose protein sequence is MRNLRKRRVNLKIKLKFKDIIPLLILFLVFSSFLIYSFIPPFVFIKKGTTLTKDLKSPTEIEIIDREKTEELIKKAVESVPVLYEYDPDVEKDAINNLNSLFKYLEKWRNGDKKAQEEIFKDLGITFPKEYLEYFSRIGEEEFNKIKSTSIALLSYLFHSGIKEEDLPNIDTRIENFLSGQKINEIERYYIVTTIKPFIKANLRINAELTEKRREEAKRSVKPVIIKIEKGEVIFKKGTTIGDKEIELLKKYGLLFTFKDIPKILYSLIIAFLLSLLFFIFVRSNVKISHKEIYFLVIILTLALVAGKFVPNPYLIPLPFFAMLSFLFFNFSASTLFILTAYFFYALFFPEHITFLTLFLLVSLFLSMQVKRIKNMGDFLKIGLAIGIISSIFFILFSILMKNTDGIILNSLILFLNGTFSSIVLAGLVPHIERILSISTPLGLVELLNINNPLLNEFILKAPGSYQHSINVSTLAQMAADAIGENALLAKVGAYYHDIGKMLRPQFFIENQSTGFNPHDSISPSLSALIIISHVKDGVEIAKKHKLPKEVIDIIAEHHGTTLVTYFYRKAKELDPNVQKDTFRYPGPLPSSKVSGIIMLADSIEATARSEKLEKKEDFVDLVESVIKTKIEDGQLENSDLSFKDINKIKEAFVKVLMSVYHERINYNEKSGDFREKGKDTSKEG
- a CDS encoding PhoH family protein — encoded protein: MAFRSGEEAVSFSSYYHNLLQELDKDFGVKIRFTGEFLIIYSSTSYPPDLEIFLKDLVELKRRKGILLTRDEIRTAIQYIKQGEYNKLRGTFSEIILISPKGKRIKPKTPGQKKYIELIRKKDMVFCIGPAGSGKTYLAVASALSYFLEKRVNRIILTKPVVEAGEKLGFLPGTLLEKVDPHFRPLYDALYDFMSVEKVNRLIENNVIEIAPLAYMRGRTLNDSFIILDEGQNTTNSQMKMFLTRLGFNSKVVITGDITQMDIPNPRDCGLITAINILSGIEEIGIVKLDKEDIVRHFLVQEIVEAYEKFEEKKSKS
- a CDS encoding 30S ribosomal protein S21, whose product is MPAVERREGEDLDSLIKRFKKECEREGILSEIKKREFYVPPSVERRKKKAKKRR
- the mtaB gene encoding tRNA (N(6)-L-threonylcarbamoyladenosine(37)-C(2))-methylthiotransferase MtaB, encoding MKKIKVYFHTLGCKVNQYDTQLMIENLLLDERFEITREMDKADVFVVNTCVVTEKAEKESKKLIRKFSSKGKVVVTGCLPEKEFPSYSNIPYLKLRDEKNIRNVILSLFGESESSLSYRENITRFYGRTRAFVKVQEGCDRFCSYCIVAYLRGKPRSRNPEEILREIRNLISNGYREIVLTGTQIGLYGYGEDKNLASLIREILKIPSDFRIRISSINPEFIDNSLIEIMKEERVCPHLHLSLQSGSDRILRLMRRQYTIAEFLEKVERFKREVKNATVTTDIIVGFPGEEEEDFKSTLEAVRKAGFIRVHIFPYSKRKGTLAANFKNEVPEDVIKERERILNEVVREVVKNEIGKFLGKRLIVLNEKAKSGYTENYIRVKLDKPVKMNQFYIVYLQSIKNSVVYGKIEKEFSYSSIEKGGETSKCPQLKEEKEKTSIA
- a CDS encoding 16S rRNA (uracil(1498)-N(3))-methyltransferase; the protein is MHQFFVSSKRGDVVRITGEDAHHIIRVLRLKTGEEIFIVVGRGERFKGEIWKFKDGEVLVKLKERVNTRFEPNISLSIAQSLPKGRKFEEVIKTCTELGVIEFFPIISERTVVKVREEKVNRWRRIAKEEAMLSKRDIIPEVHDVSRFEDFIRENSDRFEDKLLFWELERERFLRDVKVKESVIALIGNEGGWSQKEVEMAQKYGFITVGLGNRILRAEVAPVVISSLILFKSGDLG
- the hrcA gene encoding heat-inducible transcription repressor HrcA, whose product is MRGYKEKKENILFLLVKEYLETGQPVGSKTLVNKYSLDISPATVRNYFSSLEEAGYLDQLHPSSGRIPTNKALKFYINRVVERMGLTPSLRIDREITDLTLIDKEDSIDTFLTHLSKLTNAISFFFYTLPTNEKIKNVHLIQCSERKVLFIIIGEDKVEEHIINSDEEIEEDVLAEIKKYVLKWIDSSNDDFIDKWERIYPVIISEIRRVIEERRKRKELGEMYIKGIRNILNYEEVKLSKDIDTLVSFMEDKSRVNSLINFLSEFKRLLVVLGEETPEFKFEKTVLINLPYVKDEYVEGGIGFLTPKRIDFERLLRLLERYARRIKKALEQI
- the hemW gene encoding radical SAM family heme chaperone HemW produces the protein MKSISVYIHIPFCIKKCSYCSFYSIRAQSGIVEKYVDAVVGEINLRKELLSHRKIKTVYFGGGTPSLLNPHILEKIIETLHQVSSFHEDAEITLEVNPETVEEGKFYGFRRMGINRISLGAQSFNDRSLKLLKRVHDSAKIKRAFERLRKIGFENINIDVIMGIPSEGKRDFLHTLEETVKLNPEHISVYSLEYHKNTPLYLDIMDGKITPISKELERVLYFETLELLKRRGYIHYEISNYSKPGKESRHNLNYWLGGEYIGFGASSVSYFNGMWTKNEEIYSFLEKVNRGIIPIKRMEILSKDKRKRMLFILNLRLAEGVSLEEYRLHDFSPNFIEKLKTLQRMGLIIKDTETIRLSDEGIILSNEVFSLLI
- the lepA gene encoding translation elongation factor 4 → MNIRNFSIIAHIDHGKSTLADRFLEICGLKTPLLEEGQALDQMSLERERGITIKAHPVRLKYRSKSGEEFIFNLIDTPGHVDFSYEVSRSLSACEGAILLVDATQGIEAQTLSHYFLAKENGLKIIPVINKIDLPGAMLDEVEEDLINLTGVKDVSLVSAKTGDGVNELLERVIKEVPPPEVNYEKPLKALIFDSHYDQYKGVIVHVRIFDGVIKKGMKIMLYSNKKVFEVIEVGVFELNLVPKEELKSGEVGYFAALIRDTKDVNVGDTVIDASYPDTKPLPDFRKMKPVVFASIFPIIQDNYEDLRKAMDKLYLNDPSFVYEPEESDALGSGFRCGFLGSLHMEIIQERLEREYGEEIIVTYPSVKYRAILKNGKEIEITSPSKFPDSVKIKEVLEPMARVKIVTPSDFIGNVMKLLESRRGKFEDMKYIDEARVVSIYKIPLSKLVISFFDALKSATHGYGSYDYEIVSWEKSDLVKVSVLVNGKTVGALSFITYRDEAYRKAREVLQKMRKLIPRQLFEVVLQAKIEGKIIARESIAPLRKNVLQKCYGGDVTRKRKLLEKQKEGKKRMKMVGRVEIPQEAFLSIMKIE